From the genome of Verrucomicrobiia bacterium, one region includes:
- a CDS encoding AAA family ATPase — protein sequence MKKILVTGNAGSGKSTLGKSLAAFSGLPYFGMDQIVWKENWQRASKEEEQKKVAELVAREAWIIDGVSYEVMAAADTIVFLDMPRSVCFWRAAKRNRKYLFASRPGLPASCPEILIVPKLIKIIWRFPKRVRPNILAEKDRRGTDFIHIRSDRDLKKYLAQNSKE from the coding sequence ATGAAGAAGATTTTGGTTACGGGCAACGCTGGCTCGGGTAAGTCGACGCTGGGCAAAAGCTTGGCGGCATTTTCGGGCTTGCCCTATTTCGGGATGGACCAAATTGTCTGGAAGGAGAACTGGCAAAGGGCGTCAAAGGAAGAGGAGCAGAAAAAGGTTGCCGAGCTTGTCGCTCGGGAGGCTTGGATTATCGACGGTGTCTCGTACGAGGTAATGGCAGCAGCGGACACGATAGTCTTTCTGGACATGCCTAGAAGCGTTTGCTTTTGGCGAGCGGCCAAGCGCAATCGAAAGTATTTGTTTGCGTCTCGTCCAGGGCTGCCGGCTAGTTGCCCTGAAATTCTTATTGTCCCCAAGCTCATTAAAATTATTTGGCGATTCCCTAAAAGAGTACGGCCAAATATTTTGGCAGAAAAAGACAGAAGAGGTACTGACTTTATCCATATCCGATCAGACAGGGATTTAAAGAAATATTTAGCCCAAAACAGCAAAGAATAG
- a CDS encoding type II toxin-antitoxin system prevent-host-death family antitoxin → MKIASISKFRKDIKRYVDEVDQDQEPLVVTRGDNVSVVVIPLNTFNSYSETDYLLRSPANARRLLKSVESARAGTVEAHELIEE, encoded by the coding sequence ATGAAAATAGCATCCATCTCGAAGTTTCGGAAAGACATAAAGCGCTATGTTGACGAAGTCGACCAAGATCAAGAGCCGTTAGTGGTAACACGCGGGGATAATGTTTCCGTCGTTGTGATACCTCTCAACACTTTTAACTCCTACTCAGAAACTGACTACCTACTGCGCAGTCCAGCCAATGCCCGTCGCTTGCTAAAATCAGTGGAGAGCGCCCGTGCAGGCACTGTCGAGGCTCACGAACTCATCGAGGAATAG
- a CDS encoding radical SAM protein codes for MTDTTSTPVVLSPRGGIPPQIENIGWTLGNACPYRCPHCYSTIVRTASLNMTTAHVDRVVSELASIGVRTVNLGGNEPLYTSGPNAKDTVLPHIIKSLYGAGIVVGLTTAGITMQYMYKHHRDAVELLNDCDISLDSPFPEEHNRNRGAALYPRALDAIRICRELGIDRTIVMCGMNWNLSESHLKALVQAAREQETFIRINFMKPTESQHMDLVPSPADFYAACEYLFRHCDIIEMGEPLGSAISGAKSRGCPCGTKSFRIHSMTADGKLPVSPCVYAHQYKVGDLLTDSLYDIVRTPEFQAFRQRRHDPDSIAECHGCEYVEECRGGCAARAYLWREFTEGGGSIVTDRDPYCLKDFGDSGLTPPANMVMQDKVLVHRDYLCTVIGKPKD; via the coding sequence GTGACAGATACCACCAGCACGCCGGTCGTGCTCTCGCCCCGAGGCGGCATTCCGCCCCAGATCGAGAACATCGGCTGGACGCTCGGCAATGCGTGTCCCTACCGGTGCCCGCACTGCTACTCCACCATCGTCCGTACCGCCAGTCTGAACATGACGACGGCTCACGTCGATCGTGTGGTCAGTGAGCTGGCGAGCATCGGCGTCCGTACCGTCAATCTGGGTGGCAACGAGCCGCTCTACACCAGCGGTCCGAACGCCAAGGACACGGTGCTGCCGCACATCATCAAGTCGCTGTATGGCGCCGGCATCGTCGTGGGTCTCACCACGGCCGGCATCACCATGCAGTACATGTACAAGCATCACCGTGACGCGGTGGAGTTGCTCAACGACTGCGACATCAGCCTCGACAGCCCGTTCCCGGAGGAGCACAACCGCAACCGCGGTGCCGCTCTCTACCCTCGGGCGCTTGATGCGATCCGCATCTGTCGCGAGCTCGGCATCGACCGCACTATCGTCATGTGCGGCATGAACTGGAACCTGTCGGAGAGTCACCTCAAGGCGCTCGTCCAAGCGGCGCGCGAGCAGGAGACCTTCATTAGGATCAACTTCATGAAGCCGACCGAATCGCAGCACATGGATCTAGTGCCAAGCCCGGCGGATTTCTACGCCGCGTGTGAGTACCTGTTCCGTCACTGCGACATCATCGAAATGGGCGAACCACTTGGTTCGGCTATATCCGGTGCGAAGTCCCGTGGCTGCCCTTGTGGCACGAAGTCGTTCCGGATCCACTCGATGACCGCCGACGGCAAGCTGCCGGTCAGCCCGTGCGTCTACGCCCACCAGTACAAGGTGGGAGACCTCCTGACTGACAGCCTCTACGACATCGTGCGCACCCCGGAGTTCCAGGCGTTCCGCCAGCGGCGACACGACCCGGATTCCATCGCGGAATGCCATGGCTGTGAGTACGTCGAGGAGTGCCGGGGCGGCTGCGCCGCGCGTGCCTACCTGTGGCGGGAGTTCACGGAAGGTGGCGGTTCGATCGTGACCGATCGTGACCCCTACTGCCTCAAGGACTTCGGAGACTCCGGTCTCACGCCGCCGGCCAACATGGTCATGCAGGACAAGGTGCTCGTTCACCGCGACTACCTCTGCACGGTCATCGGGAAGCCGAAGGACTAA
- a CDS encoding NUDIX pyrophosphatase, with the protein MMYEIAQGVVFRRHETGIDFLVLKRAPEDGGFWQAITGTIEDGELALETLERELMEEAGISEAIHISDMLEEYFWEIPEQNMKGKDHVYAVEVAVDMEVVLDPTEHTEFRWLPLADALELLRYDGNKKTMQLVSDYAARRAMMP; encoded by the coding sequence ATGATGTATGAGATAGCCCAAGGTGTCGTGTTCCGGCGACACGAAACAGGAATTGATTTTTTGGTGCTCAAACGTGCTCCTGAAGACGGAGGATTTTGGCAAGCAATTACCGGTACTATCGAGGACGGCGAGCTTGCTCTAGAAACGTTGGAGCGAGAGCTTATGGAAGAGGCTGGCATAAGCGAAGCTATACATATAAGTGACATGCTTGAAGAATACTTTTGGGAAATACCAGAACAGAACATGAAAGGCAAGGACCACGTATATGCGGTTGAGGTAGCGGTAGATATGGAAGTGGTACTTGACCCTACGGAACATACCGAGTTCCGCTGGCTCCCACTTGCCGATGCCCTGGAGCTGCTTAGGTACGACGGCAACAAAAAGACTATGCAGCTCGTTTCAGACTATGCAGCCAGACGAGCGATGATGCCATGA
- a CDS encoding Txe/YoeB family addiction module toxin, with product MSRRLTFTAQAWEDYLYWQGHDKQLLKKLNQLLKDCQRDPLAGIGKPEPLKGDLSGAWSRRINDEHRLVYIVADEEIRVSSCRYHY from the coding sequence ATGAGCCGAAGACTTACTTTCACAGCTCAAGCCTGGGAAGACTACCTTTATTGGCAAGGGCACGATAAACAGCTGCTAAAAAAGCTTAACCAACTACTAAAAGATTGTCAGCGAGACCCGTTGGCTGGGATTGGCAAACCCGAACCGTTGAAAGGCGATCTGTCAGGTGCATGGTCCCGCAGAATCAATGATGAGCATCGTCTAGTGTATATCGTTGCCGACGAAGAAATAAGAGTCTCCTCCTGCCGCTACCATTATTGA
- a CDS encoding inorganic diphosphatase, which produces MTHSHHLAQALGFIGKKVTVEVDRPLYSEHPKHGFVYELNYGFVPGTESGDGEELDVYIMGIDKPVEAFEGTCVAVVHRTNDNDDKLVVVPNGAGVPSDADIRAATHFQEQFFQSKIFFT; this is translated from the coding sequence ATGACACATTCTCATCATCTCGCCCAAGCCTTGGGCTTTATAGGCAAAAAAGTAACCGTCGAGGTGGACCGGCCATTGTATTCGGAGCATCCCAAGCACGGCTTTGTGTATGAACTAAATTATGGCTTTGTACCCGGGACCGAATCTGGCGACGGGGAAGAACTAGACGTGTATATTATGGGGATCGATAAACCAGTCGAGGCATTTGAAGGTACGTGCGTGGCCGTGGTCCACCGTACCAACGACAACGATGACAAGCTTGTTGTGGTACCCAATGGCGCTGGTGTGCCGAGTGACGCGGATATCCGAGCAGCAACGCACTTTCAGGAACAATTCTTCCAGTCGAAAATCTTTTTTACCTGA
- a CDS encoding hydroxyacid dehydrogenase, translated as MNTKPTVTLLMTPGLEDTLFNKQARADLEEHCTVVDWSPAQGQPYTDSDILLASWGCPKFDAEFLEAMPSLGMVAYAAGTVKKIVSDEFWNRDIKITSAAAANAVAVAEYTVAAMVIMAKNMRHGSEQYKNDDKEKFLTLRDMPRGFNGLNIGLVGASHVGREVIRLLKSYNVKIAVYDPYLANEEADALGVTKMELNELMTWSDVVSVHAPKLPETHHLIGREQLLLMQGGSFFINTARGTIVDYDALAEITPQKNIEVVLDVTDPDEPLIEDSPLRKLSNVMITPHIAGSRGNEQQLMGTLAVEEIIRYVTSQSLKHGVLQSELSHIG; from the coding sequence ATGAATACAAAACCAACCGTTACCTTACTTATGACACCAGGGCTGGAGGATACTCTCTTTAATAAGCAGGCAAGAGCTGACCTGGAAGAACACTGTACGGTAGTTGACTGGTCTCCTGCTCAAGGTCAACCCTATACGGACAGCGATATTTTGCTGGCAAGCTGGGGCTGTCCAAAGTTCGATGCAGAGTTCTTGGAGGCTATGCCTAGTCTTGGGATGGTTGCTTACGCCGCTGGCACTGTGAAGAAGATTGTTTCCGATGAGTTCTGGAATCGTGATATAAAGATCACCTCCGCAGCAGCGGCGAACGCAGTTGCAGTCGCTGAATATACCGTAGCGGCGATGGTGATCATGGCAAAAAATATGCGACATGGCTCAGAACAGTATAAAAATGATGATAAAGAAAAGTTTCTCACACTCCGTGATATGCCGAGAGGTTTCAACGGTCTGAATATTGGCTTGGTGGGTGCTTCACATGTTGGTCGAGAAGTCATCAGGTTACTCAAGTCATACAACGTCAAGATTGCCGTTTACGACCCATACCTAGCTAACGAAGAAGCTGATGCATTAGGCGTTACGAAAATGGAGCTTAACGAACTAATGACTTGGTCTGATGTCGTCAGTGTTCATGCTCCAAAGCTACCTGAAACCCACCATCTCATTGGTCGGGAACAGCTGCTACTTATGCAGGGTGGCAGCTTCTTTATAAACACCGCTCGGGGCACAATCGTGGACTATGATGCCCTGGCCGAGATAACGCCCCAGAAAAATATTGAAGTAGTTTTGGACGTAACAGATCCTGATGAACCATTGATTGAAGACAGCCCCCTCCGAAAACTATCCAATGTCATGATTACGCCACATATTGCAGGGTCTCGTGGCAATGAACAGCAGCTAATGGGAACGCTGGCTGTTGAGGAAATTATTCGATATGTAACATCTCAGTCGCTCAAGCATGGTGTATTGCAGAGCGAATTAAGCCACATTGGTTAG
- a CDS encoding radical SAM protein, producing the protein MISYPCILCRNDPRWVARFFGPSQPNLEAYVSGGIALVTPFTKSHRTAEETLALGYLAAVLRHAGHDVSVVDGWLEALTLEELVDRIGADGPPALVGMSCYQSNLHQAEQVVQALRARYGDIPVICGGYGPTFHAEFFLKAGFTVAVIGEGEHIIVRLAEALMNGTDLGSIPSIAFLKDGQMMETLRAEPIVDLDEIPFPSRDTVGHAITRRNFVHVCTSRGCEAHCSFCSIFAFAAGGSSKLRWRHRGITNIVDELEVLHREFGVSAFKIVDDSFIEPPRDEAWAEAFRDEILGRGLTIRFRTQVRADRLTPDIVRALSEAGWFSTAVGIENAAPTALRRMRKLASPEDNEVALQLLEAHGVYVQMGMILFDPDTTLDELEINLGFLRRNRWPFTKGIFTEMYAAEGTPFTGRLGRRGLLVTANAQNYSYEVQDPTVRRVYEMLKSWHRAHSTVYDWVIDSLTAPKVLPDVAFRGAHALCRQLQAMDLRFLETVLSRVSEAAIPSEDSEFVAEWIRTAESFYVGIEEAIARLYADIGLRYEAVPNPFLT; encoded by the coding sequence ATGATATCTTACCCCTGTATACTGTGCCGGAACGATCCAAGATGGGTGGCTCGTTTTTTTGGACCTTCACAACCGAATTTGGAGGCTTATGTGTCAGGCGGTATCGCCCTGGTAACCCCCTTCACCAAGTCCCATCGCACCGCCGAAGAGACTTTGGCGCTGGGGTACCTCGCTGCCGTTTTGCGTCATGCCGGACATGATGTCTCTGTCGTTGATGGCTGGCTCGAAGCGCTCACCCTCGAAGAACTCGTCGATCGCATCGGCGCTGATGGACCCCCGGCCCTGGTCGGGATGTCCTGCTATCAGTCCAACCTGCATCAGGCTGAACAAGTCGTACAGGCCCTCCGGGCTCGCTACGGCGATATCCCCGTGATCTGTGGCGGCTACGGCCCCACGTTCCACGCGGAGTTCTTCCTGAAGGCCGGTTTCACCGTCGCTGTCATCGGCGAAGGCGAACACATCATCGTCCGTCTGGCGGAAGCGCTTATGAACGGGACCGACCTCGGTTCCATTCCGAGCATTGCCTTCCTCAAGGATGGCCAGATGATGGAGACACTGCGGGCGGAACCGATCGTGGATCTGGACGAGATACCTTTCCCGTCCAGAGACACGGTGGGGCACGCCATTACGCGACGGAACTTCGTCCATGTCTGTACTTCACGCGGCTGTGAGGCGCACTGCAGCTTCTGTTCCATCTTCGCCTTCGCGGCCGGTGGATCCAGCAAGCTGCGTTGGCGTCACCGTGGTATCACGAACATCGTTGATGAACTCGAAGTCTTGCACCGCGAGTTCGGTGTGAGCGCCTTCAAGATCGTCGACGACAGCTTCATCGAACCGCCACGTGACGAAGCGTGGGCCGAAGCGTTCCGGGACGAGATCCTGGGCCGCGGGCTCACCATTCGGTTCCGTACTCAGGTGCGTGCCGACCGGCTCACTCCGGACATTGTCCGGGCACTCAGTGAAGCCGGTTGGTTCTCGACTGCGGTCGGCATCGAAAACGCGGCGCCAACCGCCCTCCGCCGGATGCGCAAGTTGGCATCCCCGGAAGACAACGAGGTAGCCCTCCAGCTCCTCGAAGCGCACGGCGTCTACGTCCAGATGGGCATGATCCTGTTCGACCCGGACACTACTCTGGACGAACTGGAGATCAACTTGGGGTTCCTGCGGCGCAACCGCTGGCCCTTCACTAAGGGGATCTTCACCGAGATGTACGCCGCCGAAGGCACGCCGTTCACTGGACGGCTCGGCCGACGCGGACTGCTCGTCACGGCGAACGCCCAGAACTACAGCTATGAGGTTCAGGACCCGACGGTCCGGCGAGTGTATGAGATGCTCAAGTCCTGGCACCGTGCTCACAGCACGGTCTATGACTGGGTGATCGACTCACTCACCGCACCCAAGGTTTTGCCTGACGTTGCTTTTCGCGGGGCGCATGCTCTGTGTCGCCAGCTTCAGGCTATGGATCTTCGGTTTCTCGAGACTGTGCTCAGTCGTGTCTCGGAGGCTGCAATCCCCAGCGAAGACAGTGAGTTCGTAGCAGAATGGATTCGCACCGCGGAATCGTTCTACGTCGGCATCGAGGAAGCAATTGCTCGTCTCTATGCAGACATCGGACTCCGGTACGAAGCTGTTCCCAACCCGTTCCTCACGTAG
- a CDS encoding PadR family transcriptional regulator translates to MNETTDLTSQTDSQMRKGMLVYCVLLLCKDGKVYSSDIIKALRQAELIVVEGTLYPLLNRLAREELLGYEWQESEQGPPRKYYWLTNKGHDMLKELKQSYKSLITSINKLEKGFL, encoded by the coding sequence ATGAATGAAACTACCGACCTCACCAGTCAAACGGACAGCCAAATGCGCAAAGGCATGTTGGTCTACTGTGTGCTCCTGCTTTGCAAAGACGGCAAGGTGTACAGTTCTGATATCATCAAAGCCCTTCGCCAGGCAGAACTTATCGTAGTAGAAGGCACCCTCTACCCCCTGCTCAATCGGCTAGCGCGCGAGGAGTTGCTGGGCTACGAATGGCAAGAGTCCGAACAAGGCCCGCCGCGCAAATACTATTGGCTGACCAACAAAGGCCACGACATGCTGAAGGAACTCAAACAATCGTATAAAAGCCTGATAACTTCAATAAACAAACTGGAGAAAGGATTCCTATGA
- a CDS encoding PspC domain-containing protein gives MNEITKIHLGRTAFTIAIDAHKQLRHYLDAIKRHVGPKHEEVLEEVELRMAELLTERGVTADKVVVAKDVEFLKEQLGSPSDFEDDDEKPSKKHQAEDYPSRRLLRDPRDQILGGVASGLGTYFGIDAWIFRAAFAALTFAGGSGFMIYALLWLLVPKAKTNSDFLQMKGKPVTIEALTDYVSSQDFEHDAKQAGNRIGQALSEMFRALVKLARYAIGTFLTVISLIAIIWTIGAGTYVLTSPERLLSAGRIFPIGAGETALVILVMAVALSALVLLLGSGVAFLRKKWPLPLWVSAALGTVFIVGAAVSVGLGAKFGPRIHDRYEAAHKTVTRQVGDFQTLEVSGDQAAVYYEYAATPSVDIRVIGEAKEDSVKTDLQNSTLSVNVSDIRSKGCDWFCIDNQDVSVTVRGPQLQKVTVHENAAFRSEKELHQENLTVVTKKDANLFLSHVHAKHVLLNTEGSPQDPSPTPDTRTLSITGITPGFPQDRVWMNGDAGFTITAADEFTFSSQQTCNLYESLAHLWQMPAKITINAQQFTDEKTLRMQQDDDERSSVNCVTIR, from the coding sequence ATGAACGAAATAACCAAAATTCATCTAGGTCGCACGGCATTTACCATTGCCATAGACGCACACAAGCAACTGCGGCACTACCTAGACGCCATCAAAAGACATGTAGGCCCAAAGCACGAAGAGGTGCTAGAAGAAGTCGAGCTGCGCATGGCAGAACTGCTAACCGAACGAGGTGTCACCGCCGACAAAGTGGTCGTAGCCAAAGACGTAGAGTTTTTAAAAGAGCAGCTGGGCAGCCCGAGCGATTTCGAGGACGACGACGAAAAGCCTTCCAAAAAGCACCAGGCCGAGGACTATCCATCGCGCCGCTTGTTGCGCGATCCGCGCGACCAAATCTTGGGCGGAGTAGCGTCGGGCCTGGGCACATACTTTGGTATCGATGCCTGGATTTTCCGCGCCGCATTCGCTGCACTGACTTTTGCCGGTGGTAGCGGGTTCATGATTTATGCCCTGCTCTGGTTGCTTGTCCCAAAGGCAAAGACCAATAGCGACTTCTTGCAGATGAAGGGCAAGCCCGTAACTATCGAAGCCCTGACCGACTATGTGTCCAGCCAAGACTTCGAGCACGACGCCAAACAAGCTGGTAATCGAATAGGCCAGGCCTTGTCCGAAATGTTTCGGGCTTTGGTCAAATTGGCGCGATACGCCATTGGTACCTTCCTGACCGTTATATCCTTGATTGCGATTATCTGGACTATAGGTGCCGGTACATATGTACTGACCAGCCCAGAACGGTTGTTGAGTGCGGGTCGTATCTTTCCAATTGGTGCCGGAGAAACAGCTCTAGTGATATTGGTCATGGCCGTAGCGCTCAGCGCCTTGGTGCTGTTGCTGGGATCTGGCGTGGCTTTCTTGCGCAAAAAGTGGCCCCTACCCCTCTGGGTTTCGGCTGCGCTGGGGACTGTCTTTATCGTCGGCGCTGCGGTGAGCGTCGGACTGGGCGCCAAGTTTGGCCCTCGCATTCATGACCGATATGAGGCGGCCCACAAAACCGTAACTCGCCAGGTAGGTGACTTTCAGACACTAGAAGTCAGTGGTGACCAGGCGGCCGTTTACTACGAATATGCCGCCACCCCCTCAGTAGATATCCGCGTTATCGGTGAGGCAAAAGAAGACTCGGTCAAAACAGACCTGCAGAACAGTACACTGTCCGTAAATGTCTCTGATATCCGAAGCAAAGGCTGCGACTGGTTCTGTATCGATAACCAAGATGTCTCGGTCACGGTCCGGGGACCACAGCTCCAAAAGGTAACCGTGCACGAAAACGCTGCGTTTCGTTCTGAAAAAGAGTTACACCAAGAAAATCTGACCGTGGTAACAAAAAAAGACGCCAACCTGTTTCTGTCTCATGTACACGCCAAGCACGTGCTGCTGAATACAGAAGGCTCCCCGCAAGACCCCAGCCCAACGCCAGACACCCGCACACTAAGTATCACAGGCATAACCCCCGGCTTTCCCCAGGACCGTGTCTGGATGAATGGTGACGCTGGTTTTACCATCACTGCTGCGGACGAGTTTACCTTCAGCAGCCAGCAAACGTGTAATCTCTACGAGTCACTAGCGCACTTGTGGCAAATGCCCGCCAAAATTACTATCAACGCTCAGCAATTCACAGACGAAAAAACCTTACGCATGCAGCAAGACGATGACGAGCGCTCCAGCGTCAACTGCGTCACCATCCGCTAA
- a CDS encoding phospholipase D-like domain-containing protein, with amino-acid sequence MVQTEPLYSPDDQHDVFFNRGVASSQAFARQFSNETPDKIEDPGKKKAVLNWLARDLKRAFVAFIEQAQKGDTVLGCFYEFRYEEIAVAFKKAIDRGVKARIIIDAKPNKLDFPRAENLALIKKVGIPKKHIIYREANPNNIQHNKFMVLLRGSEQTPAAVWTGSTNVSEGGLFGQTNVGHWVRNEKTARQFRDYWQLLSTDPGGKATDDRVQKIAHNRAFKKAVVALQKDIAADDLDGIQTGITPLFSPRTTDAMLNTYAQLLDSASSYAGITLAFGVNDVFKQQLADNTAKDQLTFMLLEKRDQPQPGSTKKFTSLTAGNNTYQAFGSYIKDPLYQWTKEVNTQLLQLNQHVLYIHSKFMLIDPLGDDPIVVTGSANFSTASTTANDENMLIIKGNKRVADIYFTEFNRLFNHYYFRSVYETQQGKNDKAPSSKPPDPNQNSLFLLPNDNWLAKYKKGTLRNKRVQVFRNAQV; translated from the coding sequence ATGGTGCAGACTGAGCCCCTGTATAGCCCGGATGACCAGCATGACGTATTTTTTAACCGCGGCGTAGCCAGCAGCCAGGCCTTTGCCCGGCAATTCAGTAATGAGACGCCGGATAAAATAGAAGACCCAGGCAAAAAGAAGGCGGTCCTGAACTGGTTGGCCCGTGACCTCAAGCGGGCATTTGTTGCCTTCATAGAGCAAGCCCAAAAGGGCGATACGGTGCTGGGCTGTTTTTATGAGTTCCGGTACGAAGAGATCGCAGTGGCGTTTAAAAAAGCTATCGACCGAGGGGTGAAAGCTCGTATAATTATTGACGCCAAACCCAACAAGCTGGACTTTCCAAGGGCCGAGAACCTGGCGCTTATCAAGAAAGTCGGTATACCTAAAAAGCACATTATTTACCGCGAGGCCAATCCCAACAACATTCAACACAACAAGTTTATGGTGCTCTTAAGGGGATCGGAGCAGACTCCAGCTGCCGTGTGGACTGGCTCTACCAATGTGTCGGAGGGCGGATTGTTCGGCCAGACTAACGTGGGCCACTGGGTGCGCAACGAGAAAACTGCTCGCCAGTTTCGAGACTATTGGCAGCTGCTGAGCACAGACCCGGGTGGGAAGGCCACGGATGATCGAGTACAGAAGATTGCCCACAACCGGGCCTTCAAGAAAGCTGTGGTTGCCTTGCAGAAAGACATTGCTGCGGATGACCTGGACGGCATTCAGACTGGTATTACTCCACTATTTAGCCCACGTACTACTGACGCCATGCTGAATACCTACGCTCAGTTGCTGGACAGCGCCAGCAGCTACGCCGGTATCACACTGGCCTTTGGGGTAAATGATGTCTTTAAGCAGCAGCTGGCCGACAACACCGCCAAAGATCAACTAACCTTCATGCTACTAGAAAAACGTGACCAGCCACAGCCGGGCAGTACCAAAAAGTTTACCTCTCTGACGGCTGGCAACAATACTTACCAGGCGTTCGGGTCATACATAAAAGACCCGCTGTACCAATGGACCAAAGAGGTCAATACGCAGTTGCTGCAACTCAACCAGCACGTCCTGTACATTCATTCCAAGTTCATGCTAATTGATCCACTCGGTGACGACCCGATTGTCGTCACTGGATCGGCCAACTTCAGTACTGCCTCGACCACCGCCAATGACGAAAACATGCTGATTATCAAGGGCAACAAAAGGGTGGCAGATATCTACTTTACCGAATTTAACCGTTTGTTTAATCACTACTATTTCCGCTCTGTCTATGAGACTCAGCAGGGCAAAAACGATAAAGCGCCATCGTCTAAGCCGCCAGATCCAAACCAGAATAGCCTATTCCTGCTGCCCAACGACAACTGGCTTGCGAAATACAAAAAAGGTACGTTGCGAAACAAGCGTGTCCAGGTTTTTCGTAACGCGCAGGTGTAA